A part of Propioniciclava coleopterorum genomic DNA contains:
- a CDS encoding DUF664 domain-containing protein, with product MNDPTWEPPLAGDEAAHLFGALDRMRATFRWKADGLDADGLAFRLPSSELSLGGLLKHLAACEVYRFGWDVDGSRPDSPFDEEGHGHQWALDSAAEDPPQEQYALYDGAVARARERARAALASGGLDQRVALSDQWGETVSLRRLVFDLLEEYGRHTGHADLLREAVDGRVGEDPPPDWAIPAAWADAPRTVS from the coding sequence CCGCTGGCCGGCGATGAAGCCGCACACCTGTTCGGCGCGCTGGACCGGATGCGCGCCACCTTCCGCTGGAAGGCCGACGGGCTGGACGCCGACGGGCTGGCGTTCCGGCTCCCCAGTTCGGAACTGAGCCTCGGCGGCCTGCTCAAGCACCTGGCCGCCTGCGAGGTCTACCGGTTCGGCTGGGACGTGGACGGCTCGCGTCCGGACTCGCCCTTCGACGAGGAGGGCCACGGTCACCAGTGGGCCCTGGACTCCGCCGCGGAGGACCCGCCGCAGGAGCAGTACGCGCTCTACGACGGCGCGGTGGCCCGCGCCCGGGAGCGCGCGCGGGCGGCGCTGGCGTCCGGCGGGCTGGACCAGCGGGTCGCGCTCAGCGACCAGTGGGGCGAGACCGTCTCCCTGCGCCGCCTCGTCTTCGACCTGCTGGAGGAGTACGGCCGCCACACCGGGCACGCCGACCTGCTGCGGGAGGCCGTGGACGGCCGCGTCGGCGAGGACCCGCCGCCGGACTGGGCCATCCCGGCCGCCTGGGCGGACGCGCCGCGCACCGTGTCCTGA
- a CDS encoding type II toxin-antitoxin system VapC family toxin — protein sequence MTRPTPPDFEPLGELRCHDAPPGREPGPALALFRGFGAEFVLVPGGEVELGWTEPRRSVYAGMPAHVVAGIEADLFGIRHPLEGHRRWLADAEASPDTDPMLLAWLRDRVAVLAAEPDADPELADAFTLDAYGARLAQNLSPARRAEIGPMLVERVPRPIGRRRLGTYDDATGEHTLDAEHARQALAAIERLGPIEGNGSARLVGVVELRRRPSGDLEVFWEEETTHPELVDALAADGFALPTEDEWEYLCGGGSRTLFRWGDADPGDTTYGYGSEPDVLIEPNRMGVQIAWDQFKQEVTADPALAKGGDGGGSLHDDVGWFHQTVPLSTFHRSWADPRLGENLATGYYVHRRIVRL from the coding sequence ATGACGCGGCCGACACCCCCGGACTTCGAGCCTCTCGGAGAGCTCCGCTGCCACGACGCGCCGCCGGGACGCGAGCCCGGCCCCGCGCTCGCCCTGTTCCGCGGCTTCGGCGCCGAGTTCGTCCTGGTCCCCGGCGGCGAGGTCGAACTGGGCTGGACCGAGCCGAGACGCAGCGTCTACGCCGGCATGCCCGCCCACGTGGTGGCGGGGATCGAGGCCGACCTGTTCGGGATCCGGCACCCGCTGGAGGGCCACCGCCGATGGCTGGCGGACGCGGAGGCGTCCCCCGACACCGACCCGATGCTGCTGGCCTGGCTCCGGGACCGGGTCGCCGTCCTCGCCGCGGAGCCGGACGCCGACCCCGAACTGGCCGACGCGTTCACCCTGGACGCCTACGGGGCGCGCCTGGCGCAGAACCTGTCGCCGGCCCGCCGGGCAGAGATCGGGCCGATGCTGGTCGAGCGCGTGCCGCGCCCGATCGGACGCCGCCGCCTCGGCACCTACGACGACGCCACCGGCGAGCACACGCTCGACGCCGAGCATGCCCGGCAGGCCCTCGCCGCGATCGAGCGGTTGGGCCCGATCGAAGGCAACGGGTCGGCGCGCCTGGTGGGGGTCGTGGAGCTGCGCCGACGCCCGTCCGGTGACTTGGAGGTCTTCTGGGAGGAGGAGACGACCCATCCCGAGCTCGTGGACGCGCTGGCCGCGGACGGGTTCGCGCTGCCGACCGAGGACGAGTGGGAGTACCTGTGCGGCGGCGGCTCGCGGACGCTGTTCCGCTGGGGGGACGCCGACCCGGGCGACACCACCTACGGCTACGGCAGCGAGCCGGACGTGCTCATCGAGCCGAACCGGATGGGTGTCCAGATCGCGTGGGACCAGTTCAAGCAGGAGGTGACCGCCGACCCCGCGCTCGCCAAGGGCGGGGACGGAGGAGGCTCGCTGCACGACGACGTCGGGTGGTTCCACCAGACCGTCCCGCTGTCGACGTTCCACCGCTCGTGGGCCGACCCGAGGCTGGGGGAGAACCTCGCGACCGGGTACTACGTGCACCGCCGGATCGTCCGGCTGTGA
- a CDS encoding zinc-dependent alcohol dehydrogenase family protein: MKAVVYDHTDQLPTVREVPDPVCPPDGVVVAVRATGVCRSDWHAWRGHDPVALPHIPGHEFAGVVDEVGAGVTRWSVGDRVTAPFVCGCGRCEYCARGEQQVCPHQTQPGFTGPGSFAERVAIDAADVNLVALPDALDFATAASLGCRFATAFRALSVHGRVGPGDWLVVHGCGGVGLSAVMIGAALGARVVAIDVSAAALALASDLGAAAVIDASRDDDVAASVVALTDGGAHVSIDALGRPETAVASVRCLRRRGRHVQVGLLLGADATSPLPMDRVIARELELHGSHGMAAHEYPAMLALIEDGTLAPHRLIGARLGLDDAGAALAAMGGPAAAPGITIIALPG; encoded by the coding sequence GTGAAGGCCGTCGTGTATGACCACACCGATCAGCTCCCGACCGTGCGGGAGGTCCCCGATCCGGTGTGCCCGCCCGACGGCGTGGTCGTCGCGGTGCGGGCGACCGGGGTCTGCCGCTCGGACTGGCACGCGTGGCGGGGCCACGACCCCGTCGCCCTGCCGCACATCCCCGGCCACGAGTTCGCGGGCGTCGTCGACGAGGTCGGGGCCGGAGTGACGCGGTGGTCCGTCGGCGACCGGGTCACGGCGCCCTTCGTCTGCGGGTGCGGACGCTGCGAATACTGCGCGCGCGGCGAGCAGCAGGTCTGCCCGCACCAGACCCAGCCCGGCTTCACGGGCCCGGGGTCGTTCGCCGAGCGGGTGGCGATCGACGCCGCCGACGTCAACCTGGTCGCGCTGCCCGATGCGCTGGACTTCGCGACGGCGGCCTCGCTGGGCTGCCGGTTCGCCACCGCGTTCCGGGCGCTCTCGGTCCACGGCCGGGTCGGTCCGGGCGACTGGCTCGTGGTGCACGGGTGCGGCGGCGTGGGGCTGTCCGCGGTGATGATCGGCGCGGCGCTCGGTGCCCGCGTCGTCGCGATCGACGTGTCCGCTGCGGCGCTGGCGCTGGCGTCCGATCTGGGCGCCGCCGCCGTGATCGACGCGAGCCGGGACGACGACGTGGCGGCGTCCGTCGTGGCGCTCACCGACGGCGGGGCCCACGTCTCGATCGACGCCCTCGGCCGCCCGGAGACCGCCGTGGCCTCGGTGCGGTGCCTGCGGCGGAGGGGCCGGCACGTGCAGGTCGGGTTGCTGCTGGGCGCCGACGCCACGTCGCCGCTGCCGATGGACCGCGTCATCGCGCGCGAACTCGAGCTCCACGGGTCGCACGGGATGGCCGCGCACGAGTACCCCGCGATGCTCGCCCTCATCGAGGACGGCACGCTGGCCCCGCACCGGCTCATCGGCGCCCGGCTGGGGCTCGACGACGCCGGAGCCGCGCTGGCCGCGATGGGCGGGCCCGCCGCCGCCCCGGGGATCACGATCATCGCACTGCCCGGCTGA
- a CDS encoding DUF2277 domain-containing protein, which produces MCRNIRPLFNFEPPAYPDEVHDAALQFVRKISGMNKPSIANQAAFDEAVAEIEAATQKLIASLTTSAEPKDREVEREKARARNAARFPTPDAASA; this is translated from the coding sequence ATGTGCCGCAACATCCGACCGCTGTTCAACTTCGAGCCGCCCGCGTACCCCGACGAGGTGCACGACGCGGCGCTGCAGTTCGTCCGCAAGATCTCCGGAATGAACAAGCCCTCGATCGCCAACCAGGCCGCGTTCGACGAGGCCGTCGCCGAGATCGAGGCGGCGACGCAGAAGCTCATCGCGTCGCTGACCACCTCGGCCGAGCCGAAGGACCGCGAGGTCGAGCGCGAGAAGGCGCGCGCCCGCAACGCCGCCCGCTTCCCGACGCCCGACGCCGCGTCCGCCTGA
- a CDS encoding DNA-3-methyladenine glycosylase, whose translation MPVPDLDQRAHLVAPGLIGCELWVDGVGVRIVEVEAYEGPDDPASHAWRGQTPRNAAMFGPSGHLYVYQMHGHFCCNVVCGPPGTAHGVLIRAGEVIEGLDAARERRVGVRDAQLARGPGNLTRTLGITRADNATPLLTGGRVRLLPGERTAAVAAGPRVNVSRAHDRPWRFVDPASGSVSAFKWHPATRTPKADPAPA comes from the coding sequence GTGCCCGTGCCGGACCTCGATCAGCGCGCGCACCTGGTGGCGCCGGGGCTGATCGGCTGCGAGCTGTGGGTGGACGGCGTCGGGGTGCGGATCGTGGAGGTGGAGGCCTACGAGGGGCCCGACGACCCCGCCTCCCACGCCTGGCGGGGCCAGACCCCCCGGAACGCCGCGATGTTCGGCCCGTCCGGACACCTGTACGTTTACCAGATGCACGGACACTTCTGCTGCAACGTCGTCTGCGGACCCCCGGGCACCGCGCACGGGGTCCTCATCCGCGCCGGCGAGGTCATCGAGGGCCTCGACGCGGCCCGGGAGCGGCGCGTCGGCGTCCGGGACGCGCAGTTGGCGCGCGGCCCCGGCAACCTCACCCGGACGCTCGGCATCACCCGGGCCGACAACGCCACCCCACTGCTGACCGGGGGCCGCGTCCGACTCCTCCCCGGCGAGCGCACCGCGGCCGTCGCGGCCGGCCCGCGCGTCAACGTGTCGCGCGCCCACGACCGGCCGTGGCGGTTCGTGGATCCCGCCTCGGGCTCGGTCTCCGCGTTCAAGTGGCACCCCGCCACCCGGACGCCGAAAGCCGACCCTGCCCCGGCCTAG
- a CDS encoding MBL fold metallo-hydrolase, whose amino-acid sequence MNARIDHTVTSGTFSLDGGAWDVDNNVWVVGDDESCIVIDAPHDVDAIAEVVGDRNVLAIVCTHGHDDHIRVAPELARRLGAPVWLHPDDRMLWDDVHPDRAPDAALSDGQTIEVGGTTLQVLHTPGHSPGAVCLVAPELGVVFSGDTLFSGGPGATGRSFSSFDTIIDSITTRLFPLGDDVVVHTGHGDSTTIGEERPHLAEWLERGH is encoded by the coding sequence GTGAACGCGCGGATCGACCACACGGTCACCTCGGGCACCTTCAGCCTGGACGGCGGCGCCTGGGACGTCGACAACAACGTCTGGGTGGTCGGCGACGACGAGTCCTGCATCGTGATCGACGCCCCGCACGACGTGGACGCCATCGCCGAGGTCGTCGGCGACCGGAACGTGCTCGCGATCGTCTGCACCCACGGGCACGACGACCACATCCGGGTCGCGCCCGAGCTCGCTCGGCGCCTCGGCGCGCCGGTGTGGCTGCACCCCGACGACCGGATGCTGTGGGACGACGTCCACCCCGACCGCGCGCCCGACGCCGCGCTGTCGGACGGCCAGACGATCGAGGTCGGCGGCACGACCCTGCAGGTGCTCCACACGCCGGGCCACTCGCCCGGCGCGGTCTGCCTGGTCGCGCCCGAGCTCGGGGTGGTGTTCTCCGGAGACACGCTCTTCAGCGGCGGCCCCGGAGCGACCGGCCGCTCGTTCAGCTCGTTCGACACCATCATCGACTCGATCACCACCCGGCTGTTCCCGCTGGGCGACGACGTGGTCGTGCACACCGGGCACGGCGACTCGACGACCATCGGGGAGGAGCGTCCGCACCTGGCCGAGTGGCTCGAGCGGGGGCACTGA
- a CDS encoding S-(hydroxymethyl)mycothiol dehydrogenase, which translates to MPQTVKGVIARSAKAPVEVVDIVIPDPGPGEAVVAIQACGVCHTDLHYREGGINDDFPFLLGHEAAGVVEAVGEGVTHVQPGDFVVLNWRAVCGECRACRKGKPWYCFATHNATQKMTLTDGTELSPALGIGAFADKTLVAAGQCTKVDPDADPAAAGLLGCGIMAGFGAMVNTGGVTRGDSAAVIGCGGVGDAAIAGAQLAGASTIIAIDIDDRKLDQAKRFGATHTVNSAQQDPVAAVQELTGGNGADVVVDAVGRPETYRQAFEMRDLAGTVVLVGVPNPTATVELPLAEVFGRGGALKSSWYGDCLPERDFPMLVDLYRQGRFDLDGFVSERIGLGDVEAAFDKMNAGDVLRSVVVW; encoded by the coding sequence ATGCCCCAGACCGTGAAGGGCGTCATCGCCCGCTCCGCGAAGGCCCCCGTCGAGGTGGTCGACATCGTGATCCCCGATCCCGGTCCCGGCGAGGCGGTGGTCGCGATCCAGGCGTGCGGCGTGTGCCACACCGACCTGCACTACCGCGAGGGCGGCATCAACGACGACTTCCCGTTCCTGCTGGGCCACGAGGCGGCCGGCGTCGTCGAGGCCGTCGGGGAGGGCGTCACGCACGTGCAGCCGGGCGACTTCGTCGTCCTGAACTGGCGGGCCGTGTGCGGCGAGTGCCGGGCCTGCCGCAAGGGCAAGCCCTGGTACTGCTTCGCCACCCACAACGCCACCCAGAAGATGACGCTCACCGACGGCACCGAGCTCAGCCCGGCGCTGGGGATCGGGGCGTTCGCCGACAAGACCCTCGTCGCGGCCGGCCAGTGCACCAAGGTCGACCCGGACGCCGACCCGGCGGCCGCGGGCCTGCTGGGCTGCGGCATCATGGCCGGCTTCGGCGCGATGGTGAACACGGGCGGGGTGACCCGGGGCGACTCGGCGGCCGTCATCGGCTGCGGCGGCGTCGGGGACGCCGCGATCGCCGGTGCCCAGCTGGCGGGGGCGTCCACGATCATCGCGATCGACATCGACGACCGCAAGCTCGACCAGGCGAAGCGCTTCGGCGCGACGCACACCGTGAACTCGGCGCAGCAGGACCCGGTGGCGGCCGTGCAGGAGCTCACCGGCGGCAACGGCGCCGACGTCGTCGTGGACGCGGTGGGGCGCCCGGAGACGTACCGGCAGGCCTTCGAGATGCGCGACCTGGCCGGCACCGTGGTGCTGGTCGGGGTCCCGAACCCGACGGCCACGGTCGAACTGCCGCTCGCGGAGGTGTTCGGGCGGGGCGGGGCGCTCAAGTCGTCCTGGTACGGGGACTGCCTGCCGGAGCGGGACTTCCCGATGCTCGTCGACCTCTACCGTCAGGGCCGGTTCGACCTGGACGGCTTCGTCAGCGAGCGGATCGGGCTGGGCGACGTCGAGGCCGCGTTCGACAAGATGAACGCCGGCGACGTGCTGCGGTCGGTGGTGGTCTGGTGA
- a CDS encoding DUF2207 domain-containing protein, translating into MSRVTRPLIALLAVLSLVLLAPPARAADPWKITRHHTTVQVEPTGTAHVSVDFDFDFGTKEGHGPIVALIERQEVANDPDVWRMIDITEVQASSPNASAKIDTESDDGVLLIRIGDEDEEVTGVRSYTLSYTVRGLIAADHATSGLDEVNFSAIGTQWEVPIANVSASVTGPVPVQQTACFYGRSFSEPCEASFAGDTATFSAPDLAPGNGLQIVAGFPAGTFTDAAPRFEKRFHPGNTFAANPATLGTAGVVTLAGLVFVVGGWLRRRRDEVYVGLTPGLAPAPGQGGATTLTSKPLPVTVQFTPPKGVGPGEIGVLQDGTANNTDVTATILDLAARGHFQIVQEGKKDWRFQRRADARDDLSGSERFVMKTLFQSGDSVTTDDLKDKKYADLMTGAKERLDGEVKKRGWFRSDLGRQRAVQFVVGLLLLLGGVGATIALAATVGWGLPGLALAVVGLLGLVMAFGGRGRSADGSAVMAQAAGFKQYLTTAEADQIRFEEGIDVFSRYLPYATVFGVADRWAKVFEQLAAEGRYTPTDWYVGYGPMNGFYFASAMNSLTSQIGASMVSSVAANTATSATSGGSGFSGGGGFGGGGGGGW; encoded by the coding sequence ATGTCCCGTGTGACCCGCCCGCTGATCGCCCTGCTGGCCGTGCTGAGCCTGGTGCTGCTCGCGCCGCCGGCGCGCGCCGCCGACCCTTGGAAGATCACCCGCCACCACACCACCGTCCAGGTCGAACCGACCGGGACGGCCCACGTGAGCGTCGACTTCGACTTCGACTTCGGCACCAAGGAGGGCCACGGTCCGATCGTCGCCCTCATCGAGCGCCAGGAGGTCGCGAACGACCCGGACGTGTGGCGGATGATCGACATCACCGAGGTGCAGGCCTCCAGCCCGAACGCGTCGGCGAAGATCGACACCGAGAGCGACGACGGCGTGCTGCTGATCCGCATCGGCGATGAGGACGAGGAGGTCACCGGCGTCCGGAGCTACACGCTGAGCTACACCGTGCGCGGCCTCATCGCCGCCGACCACGCGACCAGCGGGCTCGACGAGGTCAACTTCAGCGCGATCGGCACCCAGTGGGAGGTCCCGATCGCGAACGTGTCGGCGTCCGTCACCGGGCCCGTGCCGGTGCAGCAGACGGCCTGCTTCTACGGGCGCTCGTTCTCCGAGCCCTGCGAGGCGTCGTTCGCGGGCGACACGGCCACCTTCTCCGCGCCGGATCTCGCGCCCGGCAACGGACTGCAGATCGTCGCCGGCTTCCCGGCCGGCACGTTCACCGACGCCGCTCCGCGCTTCGAGAAGCGCTTCCACCCGGGCAACACCTTCGCTGCGAATCCGGCGACGCTCGGCACCGCCGGGGTCGTCACGCTCGCCGGCCTGGTCTTCGTGGTCGGCGGCTGGCTGCGCCGCCGGCGCGACGAGGTGTACGTCGGCCTGACCCCGGGGCTCGCCCCGGCGCCCGGCCAGGGCGGCGCCACGACGCTGACCAGCAAGCCGCTGCCGGTGACGGTCCAGTTCACCCCGCCGAAGGGCGTCGGCCCGGGGGAGATCGGCGTCCTGCAGGACGGCACGGCCAACAACACCGACGTCACCGCCACGATTCTCGATCTGGCCGCCCGCGGGCACTTCCAGATCGTCCAGGAGGGCAAGAAGGACTGGCGCTTCCAGCGCCGGGCCGACGCCCGCGACGACCTGTCCGGCTCGGAGCGGTTCGTCATGAAGACGCTCTTCCAGAGCGGGGACTCGGTCACCACCGACGACCTGAAGGACAAGAAGTACGCCGACCTGATGACGGGCGCCAAGGAGCGCCTCGACGGCGAGGTGAAGAAGCGCGGCTGGTTCCGCTCCGACCTGGGACGCCAGCGCGCCGTGCAGTTCGTCGTCGGACTCCTGCTCCTGCTGGGCGGCGTCGGCGCCACCATCGCGCTCGCGGCGACGGTGGGCTGGGGCCTGCCCGGCCTGGCGCTGGCCGTGGTCGGCCTGCTGGGCCTCGTGATGGCGTTCGGCGGCCGGGGTCGTTCGGCCGACGGCTCGGCCGTGATGGCGCAGGCGGCCGGGTTCAAGCAGTACCTGACCACCGCCGAGGCCGACCAGATCCGCTTCGAGGAGGGCATCGACGTGTTCTCGCGCTACCTGCCCTACGCCACGGTGTTCGGCGTCGCCGACCGCTGGGCCAAGGTGTTCGAGCAACTGGCGGCGGAGGGCCGCTACACGCCCACCGACTGGTACGTCGGCTACGGCCCGATGAACGGCTTCTACTTCGCCTCCGCGATGAACAGCCTGACCAGCCAGATCGGGGCCTCCATGGTGAGCTCGGTGGCCGCGAACACCGCGACGTCCGCCACGTCGGGCGGTTCGGGGTTCTCCGGCGGCGGCGGCTTCGGCGGCGGCGGTGGCGGCGGCTGGTGA
- a CDS encoding NADPH-dependent F420 reductase — translation MTKRLGIIGAGKVGTTVGRLALAAGWEVRIAVSGRQPLQGLIVETMLPGARLLPEAQVVAESDIVLLAVPLSKVTTLDLPGLSGKVVVDAMNHWYPVDGALDDLEGASSSTAWVSGLNPAMRLVKSLNHLGYHDMETDARPPGDPDRRAVAVASDDPEARAQVAALLDDLGFDPVEFDAGAAGHLQGDSPVFGRWVDAAGLRAAIERARTTAA, via the coding sequence ATGACGAAACGGTTGGGCATCATCGGCGCCGGCAAGGTCGGCACCACGGTCGGGCGGCTGGCCCTGGCCGCCGGCTGGGAGGTCCGCATCGCCGTCTCCGGACGCCAACCGCTGCAGGGCCTCATCGTCGAGACGATGCTCCCGGGCGCCCGGCTGCTGCCGGAGGCCCAGGTCGTCGCCGAGTCCGACATCGTGCTGCTGGCCGTGCCGCTGTCGAAGGTCACCACGCTGGACCTGCCGGGGCTCTCGGGCAAGGTCGTCGTGGACGCCATGAACCACTGGTACCCCGTCGACGGCGCCCTGGACGACCTCGAGGGGGCCTCCTCCAGCACGGCGTGGGTGTCCGGGCTCAACCCGGCGATGCGCCTGGTGAAGTCGCTGAACCACCTCGGCTACCACGACATGGAGACCGACGCGCGCCCCCCGGGCGACCCCGACCGGCGCGCCGTCGCCGTGGCGTCCGATGACCCGGAGGCCCGCGCCCAGGTGGCCGCGCTGCTCGACGACCTCGGCTTCGACCCCGTCGAGTTCGACGCGGGCGCCGCCGGGCACCTCCAGGGCGACAGCCCGGTGTTCGGGCGCTGGGTGGACGCCGCCGGCCTGCGCGCGGCCATCGAGCGCGCGCGGACCACGGCCGCCTGA
- a CDS encoding ABC transporter ATP-binding protein, which yields MLEVKDLAVAYGRVQAVKGISFTVEQGQIVSLLGTNGAGKTTTLRTISGLLRPVAGEILFEGRRIDAVPAHQIVMLGIAQSPEGRRLFPRMSVEDNLLLGAYTRKDAAGVREDLDRSYALFPVLGERRGQAAGLFSGGEQQMLAIARAMMSRPRLLMLDEPSMGLSPIMTTQIMKTIAELKASGTTILLVEQNAQAALALSDKGYVLEVGSITLSDTGAALLQDDRVRQTYLGIDA from the coding sequence ATGCTTGAGGTCAAGGACCTGGCCGTCGCCTACGGCAGGGTGCAGGCGGTCAAGGGGATCAGCTTCACCGTCGAGCAGGGGCAGATCGTGTCGCTGCTCGGGACCAACGGGGCCGGCAAGACCACCACGCTGCGCACCATCTCGGGCCTGCTGCGCCCGGTCGCCGGCGAGATCCTGTTCGAGGGGCGGCGGATCGACGCCGTCCCGGCGCACCAGATCGTCATGCTGGGGATCGCCCAGTCCCCCGAGGGCCGCCGGCTGTTCCCGCGCATGAGCGTCGAGGACAACCTGCTGCTGGGCGCGTACACCCGCAAGGACGCCGCCGGTGTCCGCGAGGACCTCGACCGCTCGTACGCCCTGTTCCCGGTGCTGGGGGAGCGGCGCGGCCAGGCGGCGGGCCTCTTCTCCGGCGGCGAGCAGCAGATGCTGGCGATCGCGCGGGCCATGATGAGCCGGCCGCGCCTGCTCATGCTGGACGAGCCGTCCATGGGGCTGTCGCCGATCATGACCACCCAGATCATGAAGACGATCGCCGAGCTCAAGGCGTCCGGGACGACGATCCTGCTGGTCGAGCAGAACGCGCAGGCGGCGCTGGCGCTGTCCGACAAGGGCTACGTGCTGGAGGTCGGGTCGATCACCCTGTCCGACACCGGCGCGGCGCTGCTGCAAGACGACCGGGTGCGGCAGACCTACCTCGGCATCGACGCCTGA
- a CDS encoding ABC transporter ATP-binding protein, translating into MTETATTRADARASEPLLSARQVTMQFGGLTAVNKVDLDIHPGEIVGLIGPNGAGKTTFFNCLTGMYQPTSGQVLFDGAVLPPKPRRVAVAGVARTFQNIRLFHNMTALENVMVGRYARTKTNALDAIFRLPRHRREEAETREVAREWLEFVGLGDHADSLSRNLPYGDQRRLEIARALALEPKLLLLDEPTAGMNPQETREAEALITRIRELGMAVLVIEHDMRFIFSLCDRVACLVRGEVLIDDVPAVVQHDERVIEAYIGAPVDTGDEPEAPEPDRRTLAPNKPLLEFPPNAINPILGRRHRGEHRHEGHEPEGRNDA; encoded by the coding sequence ATGACCGAGACCGCGACCACCCGAGCCGATGCCCGGGCGTCCGAGCCGCTGCTGAGCGCGCGCCAGGTCACCATGCAGTTCGGCGGCCTGACGGCCGTCAACAAGGTGGACCTCGACATCCACCCCGGCGAGATCGTGGGGCTGATCGGGCCCAACGGCGCGGGGAAGACGACCTTCTTCAACTGCCTCACCGGCATGTACCAGCCCACGTCGGGCCAGGTGCTGTTCGACGGCGCGGTGCTGCCGCCCAAGCCGCGGCGCGTCGCGGTGGCCGGCGTGGCGCGGACGTTCCAGAACATCCGGCTGTTCCACAACATGACGGCGCTGGAGAACGTGATGGTCGGCCGGTACGCCCGGACGAAGACCAACGCGCTCGACGCCATCTTCCGGCTGCCCCGGCACCGCCGCGAGGAGGCGGAGACCCGCGAGGTGGCCCGCGAGTGGCTCGAGTTCGTCGGGCTGGGCGACCACGCCGACTCGCTGAGCCGCAACCTGCCCTACGGCGACCAGCGCCGCCTCGAGATCGCGCGCGCCCTGGCGCTGGAGCCCAAGCTGCTGCTGCTGGACGAGCCGACCGCCGGCATGAACCCGCAGGAGACCCGCGAGGCCGAGGCGCTCATCACCCGGATCCGCGAGCTGGGCATGGCGGTGCTGGTGATCGAGCACGACATGCGGTTCATCTTCAGCCTGTGCGACCGGGTGGCGTGCCTGGTGCGCGGCGAGGTGCTCATCGACGACGTGCCCGCCGTCGTGCAGCACGACGAGCGGGTCATCGAGGCCTACATCGGCGCGCCGGTCGACACCGGCGACGAGCCGGAGGCGCCCGAGCCCGACCGCCGGACGCTGGCGCCGAACAAGCCGCTGCTGGAGTTCCCGCCGAACGCCATCAACCCCATCCTGGGCCGCCGGCACCGGGGCGAGCACAGGCACGAGGGCCACGAGCCGGAGGGACGCAACGATGCTTGA